The Bacillus sp. Y1 genome has a window encoding:
- a CDS encoding DMT family transporter, giving the protein MKKYSLLLIISFIWGSQFFFMELVTNDVGSISLSALKALIGAICLSVIGLFQSQINYTTNTKKYFWIALFEVVLPFILIAQGQKYVSSSIASMLIAMVPVFTLLFLTVFFRKKASQFELVSIILGFLGIVFLSWSTHGIHDLLGSIFGNALLILAAMSFALSLILMEKLEGGSPVVHMRNVLWIASIVLFPLALLFEKPLQMDINHTQILSIIILGMFHAGIVYMLYNLLIQRDGALFASYSNYIVPVIGVNLGYVVLKEPLFLQHKIGILIILFALLFSNEDIFRKWVR; this is encoded by the coding sequence ATGAAAAAATATAGTCTCTTGCTAATCATAAGCTTCATTTGGGGATCTCAATTTTTCTTCATGGAATTAGTAACGAATGATGTAGGTTCCATTTCGTTGTCTGCTTTGAAAGCACTGATCGGTGCAATTTGTTTATCAGTGATTGGTCTGTTCCAATCACAGATAAACTACACAACCAATACTAAAAAATATTTTTGGATTGCACTTTTTGAAGTAGTCTTGCCGTTTATTCTTATTGCACAAGGTCAAAAGTACGTATCGAGCAGTATTGCATCTATGCTAATCGCAATGGTCCCAGTCTTCACCCTATTATTTTTAACAGTGTTCTTCAGAAAAAAAGCAAGTCAGTTTGAGCTAGTTAGCATAATTCTAGGGTTTCTAGGGATTGTTTTCTTATCATGGTCAACGCATGGAATCCACGACTTATTAGGGAGTATATTTGGAAATGCTTTACTCATTCTTGCTGCAATGAGCTTTGCGTTATCATTGATTCTAATGGAGAAATTAGAAGGTGGTTCTCCTGTGGTTCATATGAGAAATGTTTTATGGATTGCAAGTATCGTCTTATTCCCACTCGCACTCCTTTTTGAAAAGCCATTGCAAATGGACATTAATCATACACAAATATTATCTATTATTATTTTAGGAATGTTCCACGCTGGAATTGTCTATATGCTTTATAATCTATTGATTCAAAGGGATGGTGCTCTGTTTGCATCTTACAGCAACTATATTGTACCGGTAATTGGCGTCAATCTAGGCTATGTCGTTTTAAAAGAACCATTATTTTTACAACATAAGATTGGTATACTCATTATTCTTTTTGCTCTTTTATTTTCGAATGAGGACATTTTTAGAAAATGGGTTAGGTAG
- a CDS encoding GNAT family N-acetyltransferase: protein MENINSVELKHFSREYLTGLNSFVLTDEQKQFSALPNKFVEATDGQHRIVILSDNTPVGFFLLNSNERVKKYSSNLNALLLTALSINQTAQGKGYAKNGMSLLTEFIKSEFPRCDEIILVVDKENIPAQNLYLKVGFEDTNERQIGRIGEEIIMRLSIK, encoded by the coding sequence ATGGAAAATATCAACAGTGTCGAACTAAAGCATTTTTCAAGAGAGTATTTGACAGGATTGAACTCTTTTGTTCTAACAGACGAACAAAAACAATTTTCTGCATTGCCAAACAAATTTGTGGAAGCTACTGATGGACAGCATCGTATAGTTATTTTAAGTGATAATACACCTGTTGGTTTCTTTCTACTAAATTCAAATGAACGCGTAAAGAAATACTCCTCTAATCTGAACGCTTTGTTATTAACTGCACTTTCAATTAATCAGACAGCACAAGGAAAAGGGTACGCAAAAAATGGGATGTCATTATTGACTGAGTTTATTAAGTCAGAATTCCCTAGATGTGATGAAATTATTTTAGTTGTAGATAAAGAGAATATTCCAGCACAAAACTTATATTTAAAAGTAGGATTTGAAGATACAAATGAGAGACAAATAGGACGTATCGGCGAAGAAATTATCATGAGACTATCAATAAAATAG